The Candidozyma auris chromosome 1, complete sequence genome includes a region encoding these proteins:
- a CDS encoding protein kinase RIO1: MADRDLEQNMSHLALSSSDSDSDSDIEGENLSNTRTITDRGEIVEKYTSVINTEPLKKGPKTTKDKANRATVEQVLDPRTLRFLGKIINKGIISRINGCISTGKEANVYHGDHEDPSVTDREYAVKIYKTSILVFKDRERYVDGEFRFRNTKNQSNPRKMVKVWAEKEFRNLKRLHSNGIPCPEPIELRSHVLVMEYLTKGNAQPSPKLKDHPFKDVDEIVFYYQQMLIYMRRMYQRCRLVHADLSEYNSIVHNDKLYIIDVSQSVEPEHPMALDFLRMDIRNVNDFFSRKKINVYPERLLFKFITEPDLNMESEDDLQLRDYLNGFPLKNELEDANVDDEIFRSLHLVRSLNNLDERDFEKFQEGKVDTLIDLVPKNEEESEEESEYSSEEEDSDESSSDEEDEGEDKKKMRKTREMKGKKFEDKEEKKARKQAAKEAKAEKRKSKMKKHVKKKLVNKRKNN, from the coding sequence ATGGCAGATAGAGACCTTGAACAAAATATGAGCCATTTGGCTCTAAGTCTGTCGGATTCAGATAGTGATAGTGATATCGAGGGAGAAAACTTGTCGAACACAAGGACCATTACCGATAGAGGTGAGATAGTGGAAAAATATACCCTGGTGATCAATACCGAGCCCTTGAAGAAGGGACCTAAGACGACAAAGGATAAGGCTAATAGAGCTACGGTTGAACAAGTTTTGGATCCTAGAACGCTTAGATTCCTTGGCAAGATCATAAATAAGGGAATTATATCACGAATCAACGGCTGCATCTCCACTGGTAAAGAAGCCAATGTCTACCATGGTGACCATGAAGACCCTTCAGTGACCGATAGGGAGTACGCTGTGAAAATTTACAAGACCTCGATCTTGGTATTTAAAGATAGAGAGCGCTACGTGGACGGAGAGTTCAGATTTCGCAATACCAAGAACCAGAGCAATCCAAgaaagatggtgaaggTTTGGGCTGAAAAGGAATTcagaaatttgaaaagaCTACACTCAAATGGAATTCCATGTCCAGAACCCATCGAGCTTCGCTCTCACGTTTTAGTGATGGAATATTTGACTAAAGGCAATGCCCAGCCGTCTCCTAAACTTAAAGATCATCCTTTCAAAGATGTCGATGAGATCGTGTTTTATTACCAACAGATGCTCATCTACATGAGGAGAATGTATCAAAGGTGTCGACTTGTGCATGCAGATTTGAGTGAGTACAACTCCATCGTCCACAATGATAAACTTTATATTATTGATGTGTCCCAGTCCGTCGAGCCAGAACACCCTATGGCCCTTGACTTCTTAAGGATGGACATCAGAAATGTAAATGACTTTTTCTCTAGGAAAAAGATAAACGTTTATCCTGAAAGACTTCTATTCAAATTCATCACCGAGCCCGATTTAAATATGGAGAGCGAGGACGATTTGCAATTACGCGACTACTTGAATGGCTTCCCTCTAAAGAACGAACTCGAAGATGCCAATGTAGACGATGAGATCTTCAGGTCATTACACTTGGTGAGGTCCTTGAATAATCTCGATGAGCGGGATTTCGAGAAATTTCAGGAAGGTAAAGTGGACACGCTCATTGATCTAGTACCTAAAAATGAGGAAGaatcagaagaagagtcgGAATACTCatcagaggaagaagattcCGACGAATCATCCTCcgacgaagaagacgaaggcgaagacaagaagaagatgagaaaaaCAAGGGAGATGAAGGGGAAAAAGTTTGAAgacaaagaggaaaaaaaagctaGAAAACAAGCGGCAAAGGAAGCCAAGGCAGAGAAACGCAAGAGTAAAATGAAAAAACACgtaaagaagaagttggtaAACAAACGAAAGAATAACTAg